A section of the Festucalex cinctus isolate MCC-2025b chromosome 9, RoL_Fcin_1.0, whole genome shotgun sequence genome encodes:
- the rab9b gene encoding ras-related protein Rab-9B, whose product MSGKSLLLKVILLGDGGVGKSSLMNRYVTDRFDSQAFHTIGVEFLNRDLEVDGRLVTLQIWDTAGQERFKSLRTPFYRGADCCLLTFAVNDLQSFQNLGGWKKEFMYYSDVKDPERFPFVVLGNKVDMEQREVGEDEARAWCEETGCCPYFETSAKDDTNVTSAFEAAVREVLAAEDHIDHSVLSGTIDLHGNRKISRGSCC is encoded by the coding sequence ATGAGCGGGAAGAGCCTCCTGCTGAAGGTGATCCTGCTCGGCGACGGAGGAGTGGGCAAATCCTCCTTGATGAACCGCTACGTCACCGACCGCTTCGACTCGCAGGCCTTCCACACCATCGGCGTGGAGTTCCTCAACAGGGACCTGGAAGTGGACGGGCGCCTCGTCACCCTTCAAATCTGGGACACGGCCGGCCAGGAGCGCTTCAAATCCTTGCGCACGCCGTTCTACCGAGGCGCCGACTGCTGCCTGCTGACATTCGCCGTCAACGACCTGCAGAGCTTCCAGAACCTCGGCGGATGGAAGAAGGAGTTCATGTATTACTCTGACGTGAAAGATCCCGAGCGGTTCCCTTTTGTGGTGCTGGGCAACAAGGTGGACATGGAGCAGCGGGAAGTCGGGGAGGACGAAGCGCGGGCCTGGTGCGAGGAGACGGGCTGCTGTCCGTATTTTGAGACCAGCGCCAAGGACGACACCAACGTCACGTCCGCGTTCGAGGCGGCCGTCAGGGAAGTTCTGGCCGCCGAGGATCATATCGACCACTCGGTACTGAGCGGGACGATAGATCTCCATGGCAACCGCAAAATATCTCGCGGGTCCTGCTGCTGA